In Pongo abelii isolate AG06213 chromosome X, NHGRI_mPonAbe1-v2.0_pri, whole genome shotgun sequence, one DNA window encodes the following:
- the CCDC120 gene encoding coiled-coil domain-containing protein 120 isoform X1 produces MTTSGITKIQARLVAVTHGPLRRRCKSAQLPTCCALTQCEGNQGTRAKWVQTSTRILKGQVKQTLSSHQPRPLDSTKMEVKGQLISSPTFNAPAALFGEAAPQVKSERLRGLLDRQRTLQEALSLKLQELRKVCLQEAELTGQLPPECPLEPGERPQLVRRRPPTARAYPPPHPNQAHHSLCPAEELALEALEREVSVQQQIAAAARRLALAPDLSTEQRRRRRQVQADALRRLHELEEQLGDVRARLGLPVLPLPQPLPVSTGSVITTQGVCLGMRLAQLSQEDVVLHSESSSLSESGASHDNEEPHGCFSLAERPSPPKAWDQLRAVSGGSPERRTPWKPPPSDLYGDLKSRRNSVASPTSPTRSLPRSASSFEGRSVPATPVLTRGAGPQLCKPEGLHSRQWSGSQDSQMGFPRADPASDRASLFVARTRRSNSSEALLVDRAAGGGAGSPPDPLAPSASGPPVCKSSEVLYERPQPTPAFSSRTAGPPDPPRAARPSSAAPASRGAPRLPPVCGDFLLDYSLDRGLPRSGGGAGWGELLPAAEVPGPLSRRDGLLTMLPGPPPVYAADSNSPLLRTKDPHTRATRTKPCGLPPEAAEGPEVHPNPLLWMPPPTRIPSAGERSGHKNLALEGLRDWYIRNSGLAAGPQRRPVLPSVGPPHPPFLHARCYEVGQALYGTPSQAPLPHSRSFTAPPVSGRYYADFLYPPELSARLSDLTLEGEQSSSSDTQTPGTLV; encoded by the exons GCAAGACTCGTGGCTGTGACCCATGGGCCTCTGAGGAGGCGTTGTAAGTCCGCCCAGCTCCCCACTTGCTGTGCTCTTACTCAATGCGAAGGGAACCAAGGTACCAGGGCCAAGTGGGTCCAGACATCCACACGGATTCTGAAAGGGCAGGTCAAGCAG ACTTTGTCCAGCCATCAGCCACGGCCTCTCGACAGCACCAAGATGGAAGTCAAAGGTCAGCTGATCAGCTCTCCTACCTTCAATGCCCCAG CTGCCCTGTTCGGAGAGGCTGCCCCCCAGGTGAAGTCAGAGCGTCTGCGGGGGCTGCTTGACCGGCAGCGGACCCTGCAGGAGGCCCTGAGCCTGAAACTTCAGGAGCTCCGCAAAGTGTGTCTCCAGGAGGCG GAGCTGACTGGCCAGCTTCCCCCTGAGTGCCCACTAGAGCCTGGTGAACGGCCCCAGTTGGTCCGCCGGCGGCCCCCCACAGCCCGCGCCTACCCTCCACCGCACCCCAACCAAGCACACCACTCCTTGTGCCCTGCTGAG GAGCTGGCTCTTGAGGCCCTGGAGCGCGAGGTGTCAGTGCAGCAGCAGATCGCGGCGGCCGCCCGCCGCCTGGCCCTGGCCCCTGATCTGAGCACCGAGCAGCGCCGGCGCCGGCGCCAGGTCCAGGCAGACGCACTGAGGAGGCTGCACGAGCTAGAGGAGCAGCTCGGGGATGTCcgggcccgccttggcctcccagtgctcCCGCTGCCCCAGCCACTGCCAGTGTCCACGGGGTCAGTGATCACCACCCAGGGAGTCTGCCTGGGCATGCGCCTTGCTCAGCTCAGCCAAG AGGACGTAGTTCTGCACTCAGAGAGCAGCTCCCTCTCAGAGTCTGGGGCCAGCCATGACAATG AGGAGCCCCATGGCTGCTTCTCTCTGGCCGAGCGCCCCTCACCACCCAAGGCTTGGGACCAACTGCGGGCAGTATCTGGGGGGAGCCCTGAGCGGCGAACCCCATGGAAACCACCTCCATCAGATCTTTATGGGGATCTGAAGAGCCGGCGGAACTCTGTGGCCAGCCCCACCAG CCCCACACGCTCGCTGCCCAGGAGTGCCTCCAGTTTTGAGGGGCGAAGTGTGCCTGCCACCCCTGTCCTCACCCGGGGTGCTGGCCCCCAGCTCTGCAA ACCTGAAGGCCTTCATTCTCGTCAGTGGTCCGGCAGCCAGGACTCCCAGATGGGCTTTCCCCGGGCGGACCCTGCCTCCGATCGCGCCTCCCTCTTCGTAGCTCGCACCCGCCGCAGCAACAGTTCTGAGGCCCTGCTGGTGGACCGGGCCGCTGGTGGGGGAGCTGGCTCCCCGCCTGACCCTCTGGCTCCCTCTGCCTCTGGCCCCCCAGTCTGCAAGAGCAGTGAGGTGCTGTATGAGCGCCCCCAACCAACCCCTGCCTTCTCCTCCCGCACAGCAGGCCCCCCAGACCCTCCCCGGGCCGCCCGGCCTAGCTCAGCTGCCCCTGCCTCTCGAGGTGCCCCGCGGCTCCCACCTGTGTGTGGGGACTTCCTCTTGGACTATTCCTTGGACCGGGGCCTGCCCCGCAGTGGCGGTGGAGCAGGCTGGGGGGAGCTGCTGCCTGCAGCTGAGGTCCCAGGACCCCTCTCCCGCCGGGATGGGCTCCTCACCATGCTCCCCGGCCCACCACCTGTGTATGCAGCTGACAGCAACAGCCCCCTCCTCCGCACCAAGGACCCCCACACCCGTGCCACCCGCACTAAGCCCTGTGGCCTGCCCCCAGAGGCTGCCGAGGGCCCTGAGGTGCATCCAAACCCTCTGCTGTGGATGCCCCCACCCACCCGTATCCCCTCGGCTGGTGAACGCAGTGGCCACAAGAACCTGGCTCTGGAGGGGCTGCGGGACTGGTACATCCGGAACTCGGGACTGGCTGCGGGGCCCCAGCGCCGGCCTGTGCTCCCTTCCGTGGGCCCGCCACACCCACCCTTCCTCCATGCCCGCTGCTATGAGGTGGGCCAGGCGCTGTACGGGACCCCCAGCCAAGCGCCACTCCCACACTCGAGGAGTTTCACGGCGCCCCCTGTCTCTGGCAG ATACTACGCGGACTTCCTGTATCCCCCGGAGCTGAGCGCTCGTTTAAGTGACCTGACGCTAGAGGGGGAGCAGTCCTCCAGTTCTGACACCCAGACCCCGGGGACACTGGTCTGA
- the CCDC120 gene encoding coiled-coil domain-containing protein 120 isoform X2, translated as MEVKGQLISSPTFNAPAALFGEAAPQVKSERLRGLLDRQRTLQEALSLKLQELRKVCLQEAELTGQLPPECPLEPGERPQLVRRRPPTARAYPPPHPNQAHHSLCPAEELALEALEREVSVQQQIAAAARRLALAPDLSTEQRRRRRQVQADALRRLHELEEQLGDVRARLGLPVLPLPQPLPVSTGSVITTQGVCLGMRLAQLSQEDVVLHSESSSLSESGASHDNEEPHGCFSLAERPSPPKAWDQLRAVSGGSPERRTPWKPPPSDLYGDLKSRRNSVASPTSPTRSLPRSASSFEGRSVPATPVLTRGAGPQLCKPEGLHSRQWSGSQDSQMGFPRADPASDRASLFVARTRRSNSSEALLVDRAAGGGAGSPPDPLAPSASGPPVCKSSEVLYERPQPTPAFSSRTAGPPDPPRAARPSSAAPASRGAPRLPPVCGDFLLDYSLDRGLPRSGGGAGWGELLPAAEVPGPLSRRDGLLTMLPGPPPVYAADSNSPLLRTKDPHTRATRTKPCGLPPEAAEGPEVHPNPLLWMPPPTRIPSAGERSGHKNLALEGLRDWYIRNSGLAAGPQRRPVLPSVGPPHPPFLHARCYEVGQALYGTPSQAPLPHSRSFTAPPVSGRYYADFLYPPELSARLSDLTLEGEQSSSSDTQTPGTLV; from the exons ATGGAAGTCAAAGGTCAGCTGATCAGCTCTCCTACCTTCAATGCCCCAG CTGCCCTGTTCGGAGAGGCTGCCCCCCAGGTGAAGTCAGAGCGTCTGCGGGGGCTGCTTGACCGGCAGCGGACCCTGCAGGAGGCCCTGAGCCTGAAACTTCAGGAGCTCCGCAAAGTGTGTCTCCAGGAGGCG GAGCTGACTGGCCAGCTTCCCCCTGAGTGCCCACTAGAGCCTGGTGAACGGCCCCAGTTGGTCCGCCGGCGGCCCCCCACAGCCCGCGCCTACCCTCCACCGCACCCCAACCAAGCACACCACTCCTTGTGCCCTGCTGAG GAGCTGGCTCTTGAGGCCCTGGAGCGCGAGGTGTCAGTGCAGCAGCAGATCGCGGCGGCCGCCCGCCGCCTGGCCCTGGCCCCTGATCTGAGCACCGAGCAGCGCCGGCGCCGGCGCCAGGTCCAGGCAGACGCACTGAGGAGGCTGCACGAGCTAGAGGAGCAGCTCGGGGATGTCcgggcccgccttggcctcccagtgctcCCGCTGCCCCAGCCACTGCCAGTGTCCACGGGGTCAGTGATCACCACCCAGGGAGTCTGCCTGGGCATGCGCCTTGCTCAGCTCAGCCAAG AGGACGTAGTTCTGCACTCAGAGAGCAGCTCCCTCTCAGAGTCTGGGGCCAGCCATGACAATG AGGAGCCCCATGGCTGCTTCTCTCTGGCCGAGCGCCCCTCACCACCCAAGGCTTGGGACCAACTGCGGGCAGTATCTGGGGGGAGCCCTGAGCGGCGAACCCCATGGAAACCACCTCCATCAGATCTTTATGGGGATCTGAAGAGCCGGCGGAACTCTGTGGCCAGCCCCACCAG CCCCACACGCTCGCTGCCCAGGAGTGCCTCCAGTTTTGAGGGGCGAAGTGTGCCTGCCACCCCTGTCCTCACCCGGGGTGCTGGCCCCCAGCTCTGCAA ACCTGAAGGCCTTCATTCTCGTCAGTGGTCCGGCAGCCAGGACTCCCAGATGGGCTTTCCCCGGGCGGACCCTGCCTCCGATCGCGCCTCCCTCTTCGTAGCTCGCACCCGCCGCAGCAACAGTTCTGAGGCCCTGCTGGTGGACCGGGCCGCTGGTGGGGGAGCTGGCTCCCCGCCTGACCCTCTGGCTCCCTCTGCCTCTGGCCCCCCAGTCTGCAAGAGCAGTGAGGTGCTGTATGAGCGCCCCCAACCAACCCCTGCCTTCTCCTCCCGCACAGCAGGCCCCCCAGACCCTCCCCGGGCCGCCCGGCCTAGCTCAGCTGCCCCTGCCTCTCGAGGTGCCCCGCGGCTCCCACCTGTGTGTGGGGACTTCCTCTTGGACTATTCCTTGGACCGGGGCCTGCCCCGCAGTGGCGGTGGAGCAGGCTGGGGGGAGCTGCTGCCTGCAGCTGAGGTCCCAGGACCCCTCTCCCGCCGGGATGGGCTCCTCACCATGCTCCCCGGCCCACCACCTGTGTATGCAGCTGACAGCAACAGCCCCCTCCTCCGCACCAAGGACCCCCACACCCGTGCCACCCGCACTAAGCCCTGTGGCCTGCCCCCAGAGGCTGCCGAGGGCCCTGAGGTGCATCCAAACCCTCTGCTGTGGATGCCCCCACCCACCCGTATCCCCTCGGCTGGTGAACGCAGTGGCCACAAGAACCTGGCTCTGGAGGGGCTGCGGGACTGGTACATCCGGAACTCGGGACTGGCTGCGGGGCCCCAGCGCCGGCCTGTGCTCCCTTCCGTGGGCCCGCCACACCCACCCTTCCTCCATGCCCGCTGCTATGAGGTGGGCCAGGCGCTGTACGGGACCCCCAGCCAAGCGCCACTCCCACACTCGAGGAGTTTCACGGCGCCCCCTGTCTCTGGCAG ATACTACGCGGACTTCCTGTATCCCCCGGAGCTGAGCGCTCGTTTAAGTGACCTGACGCTAGAGGGGGAGCAGTCCTCCAGTTCTGACACCCAGACCCCGGGGACACTGGTCTGA
- the CCDC120 gene encoding coiled-coil domain-containing protein 120 isoform X3 has product MRREPRYQGQVGPDIHTDSERTLSSHQPRPLDSTKMEVKGQLISSPTFNAPAALFGEAAPQVKSERLRGLLDRQRTLQEALSLKLQELRKVCLQEAELTGQLPPECPLEPGERPQLVRRRPPTARAYPPPHPNQAHHSLCPAEELALEALEREVSVQQQIAAAARRLALAPDLSTEQRRRRRQVQADALRRLHELEEQLGDVRARLGLPVLPLPQPLPVSTGSVITTQGVCLGMRLAQLSQEDVVLHSESSSLSESGASHDNEEPHGCFSLAERPSPPKAWDQLRAVSGGSPERRTPWKPPPSDLYGDLKSRRNSVASPTSPTRSLPRSASSFEGRSVPATPVLTRGAGPQLCKPEGLHSRQWSGSQDSQMGFPRADPASDRASLFVARTRRSNSSEALLVDRAAGGGAGSPPDPLAPSASGPPVCKSSEVLYERPQPTPAFSSRTAGPPDPPRAARPSSAAPASRGAPRLPPVCGDFLLDYSLDRGLPRSGGGAGWGELLPAAEVPGPLSRRDGLLTMLPGPPPVYAADSNSPLLRTKDPHTRATRTKPCGLPPEAAEGPEVHPNPLLWMPPPTRIPSAGERSGHKNLALEGLRDWYIRNSGLAAGPQRRPVLPSVGPPHPPFLHARCYEVGQALYGTPSQAPLPHSRSFTAPPVSGRYYADFLYPPELSARLSDLTLEGEQSSSSDTQTPGTLV; this is encoded by the exons ATGCGAAGGGAACCAAGGTACCAGGGCCAAGTGGGTCCAGACATCCACACGGATTCTGAAAGG ACTTTGTCCAGCCATCAGCCACGGCCTCTCGACAGCACCAAGATGGAAGTCAAAGGTCAGCTGATCAGCTCTCCTACCTTCAATGCCCCAG CTGCCCTGTTCGGAGAGGCTGCCCCCCAGGTGAAGTCAGAGCGTCTGCGGGGGCTGCTTGACCGGCAGCGGACCCTGCAGGAGGCCCTGAGCCTGAAACTTCAGGAGCTCCGCAAAGTGTGTCTCCAGGAGGCG GAGCTGACTGGCCAGCTTCCCCCTGAGTGCCCACTAGAGCCTGGTGAACGGCCCCAGTTGGTCCGCCGGCGGCCCCCCACAGCCCGCGCCTACCCTCCACCGCACCCCAACCAAGCACACCACTCCTTGTGCCCTGCTGAG GAGCTGGCTCTTGAGGCCCTGGAGCGCGAGGTGTCAGTGCAGCAGCAGATCGCGGCGGCCGCCCGCCGCCTGGCCCTGGCCCCTGATCTGAGCACCGAGCAGCGCCGGCGCCGGCGCCAGGTCCAGGCAGACGCACTGAGGAGGCTGCACGAGCTAGAGGAGCAGCTCGGGGATGTCcgggcccgccttggcctcccagtgctcCCGCTGCCCCAGCCACTGCCAGTGTCCACGGGGTCAGTGATCACCACCCAGGGAGTCTGCCTGGGCATGCGCCTTGCTCAGCTCAGCCAAG AGGACGTAGTTCTGCACTCAGAGAGCAGCTCCCTCTCAGAGTCTGGGGCCAGCCATGACAATG AGGAGCCCCATGGCTGCTTCTCTCTGGCCGAGCGCCCCTCACCACCCAAGGCTTGGGACCAACTGCGGGCAGTATCTGGGGGGAGCCCTGAGCGGCGAACCCCATGGAAACCACCTCCATCAGATCTTTATGGGGATCTGAAGAGCCGGCGGAACTCTGTGGCCAGCCCCACCAG CCCCACACGCTCGCTGCCCAGGAGTGCCTCCAGTTTTGAGGGGCGAAGTGTGCCTGCCACCCCTGTCCTCACCCGGGGTGCTGGCCCCCAGCTCTGCAA ACCTGAAGGCCTTCATTCTCGTCAGTGGTCCGGCAGCCAGGACTCCCAGATGGGCTTTCCCCGGGCGGACCCTGCCTCCGATCGCGCCTCCCTCTTCGTAGCTCGCACCCGCCGCAGCAACAGTTCTGAGGCCCTGCTGGTGGACCGGGCCGCTGGTGGGGGAGCTGGCTCCCCGCCTGACCCTCTGGCTCCCTCTGCCTCTGGCCCCCCAGTCTGCAAGAGCAGTGAGGTGCTGTATGAGCGCCCCCAACCAACCCCTGCCTTCTCCTCCCGCACAGCAGGCCCCCCAGACCCTCCCCGGGCCGCCCGGCCTAGCTCAGCTGCCCCTGCCTCTCGAGGTGCCCCGCGGCTCCCACCTGTGTGTGGGGACTTCCTCTTGGACTATTCCTTGGACCGGGGCCTGCCCCGCAGTGGCGGTGGAGCAGGCTGGGGGGAGCTGCTGCCTGCAGCTGAGGTCCCAGGACCCCTCTCCCGCCGGGATGGGCTCCTCACCATGCTCCCCGGCCCACCACCTGTGTATGCAGCTGACAGCAACAGCCCCCTCCTCCGCACCAAGGACCCCCACACCCGTGCCACCCGCACTAAGCCCTGTGGCCTGCCCCCAGAGGCTGCCGAGGGCCCTGAGGTGCATCCAAACCCTCTGCTGTGGATGCCCCCACCCACCCGTATCCCCTCGGCTGGTGAACGCAGTGGCCACAAGAACCTGGCTCTGGAGGGGCTGCGGGACTGGTACATCCGGAACTCGGGACTGGCTGCGGGGCCCCAGCGCCGGCCTGTGCTCCCTTCCGTGGGCCCGCCACACCCACCCTTCCTCCATGCCCGCTGCTATGAGGTGGGCCAGGCGCTGTACGGGACCCCCAGCCAAGCGCCACTCCCACACTCGAGGAGTTTCACGGCGCCCCCTGTCTCTGGCAG ATACTACGCGGACTTCCTGTATCCCCCGGAGCTGAGCGCTCGTTTAAGTGACCTGACGCTAGAGGGGGAGCAGTCCTCCAGTTCTGACACCCAGACCCCGGGGACACTGGTCTGA